One Isoptericola dokdonensis DS-3 genomic window, GGCCGCGCGACGCGGACGCTCGCCGAGCTCCTCACCGACCCGGCCACGGCGCCGGCGGAGGACTCCGGCTGGTCGGTGCCGGACCTCAGCGACGTCACGGCGGTCGTCCAGCCGCACTGCCACCAGCACTCCGTGATGGGCTTCGCCGCGGACCGGGCGCTGCTCGCGGGGGCGGGCGCGACGGTCACCGAGCTGGCGGGCTGCTGCGGCCTGGCCGGGAACTTCGGCATGCAGAAGGGCCACTACGACGTGTCGGTGGCGGTGGCGGAGAACGCGCTGCTCCCGGCGCTGCGGGCGCGGGGCGACGACGACGAGTACATCGCCGACGGGTTCTCGTGCCGCACGCAGGCGCTCCAGCTGGAGGGTGTCGAGGGCAAGGCGCTGGTGGAAGTCCTGGCCGAACGGCTGTGAGCCCGTCCGCTCAGCGGGTCGCCGTTTTGCGGCGGGTGAGCTCGACGACCGCGGAGCGTGCGGGTTCGGGGAGCTCGGGGACGAGCACGACGAGGCTCGACAGGAGCAGGCGTTCGAGCTCGTCGCGCTCGATGTCGCTGCCGCCGAGCCAGGCGGCGGTGAGGTTCTCCACGAGGGCGACCCAGCCGTCGGCGAGCAGGCGCAGACGCTCGCCCGGCGTGAACCCGAGCGTGTCTGCGGTGGCGACGAGCCGGGCCAGCATCCGCCCGCGGACCTTTTGGAGCGCCTCGCCGGTGGCGGGGTCGTCGGCGAGGGTGCCGCGCCAGATGCCCTGCCAGACGTGCCGGTGGGCGGTCACCGAGTCGACGAACCGGGACATGACGTAGGCGGGGCGTTCGGCCAGGGGGCGGTCGTCGGGCTCGAGGGCGGCGTCGAGGTGGGCGACGGCGTCGAGGGCGACGGCGCGGCGGAGCTTCGCGGTGGAGCCGAAGTAGTGGAAGACGAGGGCCTTGGACGCGCCGGCGGCCTCGGCGACCCGGGCGGGGGTGAGGGTGTCGAGGCCGTGGGCCTCGGCCTGCTCGCAGGCGACGGCGAGGAGCTGGCGGTGCCGGTCGGCCGGGTCCTGCCGGGTGTGCGAGGTCATGGTGCCGTTCTACCGCGCTTGTTGACCGTTGGTCAACAGCAGGCGTAGCGTTGTTGACCGATGGTCAACGAAGGAGGGTCGATGCAGGTCGTGCTGGACGGCGTGGCGGTCGACGGACGCCGCGAGCCACTGCTCGCCACGATGGATCTCGCATGGTCGACCGGGGAGGCCGTGCTCGTCGCCGCCGAGCCCGGCCACGGGCACACCGCGCTGGCGCTCGCCGCCACCGGGCGCCTCGCCCCGAGCGCCGGGCGCGTGCTCGTCGACGGCGGCGAGGCCGAACCCGCCGCGCTGCGCACGGTGAGCGCCGTCGTCGACGTCCCCGGCGTCAACGAGCCGGACGACGCACTCACGCTCGCCGACGTCGTCGCCGAGGGGCTCGCCCTCGCCGGCCGGCCGTCCCGGCCCCGCGACGTGCGCGCCTTCCTCGACGAGCGCGCGCTGTCCGGCGACCGGGACCGCCGCGTCGACCAGGTGTCCGGCGCCGTGCGCACCTCCGTCCTTGCCGGGCTCGCCGTCTCCGACCCCGCCGTGCGGTTCGTCGTGCTCACGCTGCCCGACCGCCACGGCGGCGACCCCGCCGGCTGGTGGGACCTCGCGCGCGGCCTCGCGGCCACCGGGCTCGGCGTCCTCGTCGGCTGCACCCGCTCGTCGGCGCGCGACCTCGGCGTCGACCTGCCGCCCGCCGTCGGCGACTCCCGCCACGCACCACCGCGCGCCGTGCGGCGCGAGACCTTCTCGGACGCCCCCGACGTCGCGGAGGAGGTCCGATGACCGCGCTGCTCGCCCGCCTGCTCGTCCCGGTGCGCCTGGGCGCCTCGGAGGCCCGCCGGCTGTCGGCCGGCACGCTGCCGAAGCTGGCGATCCTGGCGATGGCGCTCATCCCGACGCTGTACGCGGGGCTGTACCTGTTCGCGAACCACGACCCGTACGGCCACCTCGACGAGGTGCCCGCGGCGCTGGTGGTGCTGGACGAGGGCACGACCACGACGGACTCCGTCTCGGGGGAGACGTCGGAACGCACGTTCGGCGAGGACGTCGCGGAGGACCTGCTGGACGACGGCGGGTTCGGCTGGGTCGAGACGTCCCAGCGCGACGCGGAGGCAGGCGTGCGGTCGGGGCGTTTCGACGCCGCGCTGGTCATCGGCGAGTCGTTCTCCGCGGACCTGGTCTCGTCGGGGGAGTTCGAGCCGCGGCAGGCGTCGCTGACGCTCGTCACGAACGACGCGAACAACTACCTGGCCGGGACGATCGCGGACACGATCGTCGGTCAGGTGCGCGACGCCGTGGCGCAGGAGGTGGGCACGGAGGCCGCCGACGAGTTCCTGCGGGGCTTCGCGTCCATCCACACGAATCTGGCGGACGCGGTGGACGGCGCGGACCGGCTGCTGGACGGGACGCAGGACCTCACCGACGGCGTGCGGTCGGCGGACGACGGCGCGCACACCCTCGCCGACGGCGCGACGCAGGCGGCGGACGGCGCCGCGGCGCTGGACGCGCAGGTCGCGCCGCTGGCGGACGCCACCTCCCGGCTCGACGACGGAGCCCGGCAGCTCGACGACGGGCTGGGCGACCTCGAGGACGCCACGGCCTCGCTGCCGGCGTCCACCCGGCAGCTGGCGGCCGGGGCGCAGGAGGTCGCGGACGGCAACGACCAGGTGGCGGACCTGGGGCGGCAGGCCGCCGACGCGGCCGGGCAGGTGCTGCCCGCGCTGGACGCGGCCCGCGACGACGTGGTCGCGGCCGTCGCCGACGGGCTGGACGACCTGGTGGCGGACGGGACCCTCACCCGCGACCAGGCGGACGCGCTGGCCGCCGACGTCGCGGACCGCGTCACGCCCGCCCTCGACGACGAGCGAGCCCAGGTGCAGGACGCCGTCGGGCAGGTCGAGGACGCGTCCGGGAAGCTCGACACCCTGGCGGACGGCGCGCAGCAGGTGGCGGACGGCGCCGCGACCCTGGCGGCGTCGACGCCGCAGCTCACCGACGGCATCGCGTCCGCCGCGGACGGGGCGGGGCGGCTCGCGGACGGCACGTCCGAGCTCGCCGCGTCCACGCCCACGCTCCTCGACGGTGTGTCCCGCCTCGCCGACGGCACGACGCAGGTGGCGTCGGGGGCGGGCGACCTCGCGGACGGCACGTCACGGCTCGTCGACGGGGCCGGTGACCTGGGCGACGGCACGTCGGCGCTGCGTGACGGGCTGGCCGAGGGCCTCGGCCAGGTGCCCGACGTCGACGACGACACCCGCTCGGCCACGGCGGACACGCTCGGCGACCCGGTCGAGGTGCGCGACCAGGCGCTGAGCTCCGCGGGGACCTACGGGGGCGGGCTGGCGCCGTTCTTCCTGTCGCTGGCCACGTGGATCGGCGCGTACGTGCTGTTCCTGCTGGTGCGGCCGCTGTCGACGCGCGCCCTGGCGGCGGGCCGGTCCGGCCTGGCGGCGGCGCTGGGCGGCTGGTTCGTCCCGGCCGCGATCGGCGTCGTGCAGGTGGCGGTGATGCTCGGGGTGACGACGTTCGCGCTCGACATCACCCCCGCGCACGGCCTCGCGACGGCACTGTTCCTGGTGCTGGTGTCCGGGACCTTCGTCGCCGTCCTCCAGGCGCTCAACGTGTGGCTGGGTGCGGCCGGGCAGTTCCTCGGCCTCGTGCTCATGCTGGTCCAGCTCGTCACCGCGGGCGGCACGTTCCCGTGGCAGACCATCCCGGAGCCGCTGCGCGCGCTGCACCAGTTCCTGCCGATGACGTACGCCGTCGAGGGGCTGCGACAGCTCCTGTACGGCGGGAGCGTGGCGACGGCCGCGGGGGCGGCGGGCGTGCTGGCGGGCGTGCTCGTCGTGGCCCTCGGGCTGACGGCGCTGGCCGCACGGCGACAGCGGGTCTGGTCGGTGACTCGGCTGCAGCCCGAGCTCGTCCTGTGAGCCGCCCGGCGGGGCCTGCGCGTGTGGGCCCCGGGGTTCGGCATGCTGGTGCCCATGGAGTTCCGTGAGGTGGTCCGCCGGCGGCGGATGGTGCGTCGGTTCGGTCCGGAGCCGGTGGCGGCCGAGGTCGTGGACCGGCTGCTGGAGCACGCCGTGCGTGCCCCGAGCGCGGGGTTCACGCAGGGCTGGTCGTTCCTCGTGCTGGACACCGCCGTGGACCGCGAGCGGTTCTGGGCCGCGACCACCCCGTCGGCGTCGGCACGCGACATGTCGGCGTGGCTGGACGGGATGCGCACCGCGCCGGTGCTGGTCGTGGTGCTCGCGTCGAAGGCCGCCTACCTGGGCCGGTACGCCGAGCCCGACAAGGGCTGGACGGACCAGGAGGAGGCGCGCTGGCCGGTGCCGTACTGGCACGTCGACGCGGGGATGGCGTCGCTGCTGATGCTCCAGACCGCCGTGGACGAGGGCCTGGGGGCCTGCTTCTTCGGCATCGGCGCCGGTGAGCGCCCGGCGTTCGCGGCGGAGTTCGGCGTGCCGCCGCAGTGGGAGCCGACGGGTGTGGTCGCCGTCGGGCACCCGGCGGCGGGCGGTGCGGCGGGGTCGCCGTCGCGGCGTCGGCGCAGGGCGCTGGACGACGTCGTGCACCGCGGGTCGTGGTGACGCGTCCGACGACCGGGCGATCCGGTCACTCGTAGGCGGCGAGCCAGCGGCGCAGGATCCCCTCGAGCGCGGCCTGGTCGGTGGGCGAGAGCTGGTCGACGAGGCGGCGCTCGTTGGCCATGTGCTCGGTGAACGCCGTGTCGATGACGCGCAGCCCGGCGGGGGTGAGGGCGACGACGCGCCGTCGGCCGTCGCCCTCGGCCGGGCGCCGCTCGACGAGTCCGGCGGCGACGAGCCGGTCGAGGCGTTTGGTGACGGCGCCGGTGGTGACCATGGTGTGCTGCGCGATCTCGCCGGGCGCCCGTTCGTAGGGGGCGCCGGCGCGCCGGAGGGTGGCCAGGACGTCGAACTCGCCGAATCCGAGGCCGTGCCGCGCGTAGACGGTGTCGAGCTCGTCGTCGAGGTGCGTGGCGAGCCGGTGCAGGCGGCCGATGATCCCCTGGGGTGCGACGTCGACGTCGGGTCGCTCGCGTCGCCAGGCCTCCTGGATCCGTGCCACACGGTCCGTCGGTGCGTTCATCCCCGGAATATAACTTCCACGGAAGCGATTATTGCTTCCGTGGAAGCCAACTGGAAGTGGGTCGCCCTCACCGCGGTCGCCCCGATCGCCTGGGGATCGACGTACGTCGTCACGCGACAGCTCCTCCCGCCCGACCAGCCGTTGTGGGGAGCCGCGCTGCGCGCCCTGCCCGCCGGGCTGCTCCTGCTGGCCGTCGCCCGACGCCTGCCTCGGCGCGACTGGTGGTGGCGGTCCCTCGTCCTCGGCACCCTCAACGTCGGGGCTTTCTTCGTCCTGGTCTACGTCGCCGCGACCCTCCTGCCCTCGTCCGTCGCCTCGACCGTCATGGCTGCCGCGGCCCTCGTCCTGCTGCTCCTCGCCTGGCCGCTGCTCGGCGAACGCCCCACCCGGTGGGGAGCCGCCGGGGCCGTCATCGGCATGGCAGGCGTCGTCGTCCTCGTCGCCGACGGCGGCGCCGACGTCCCGCTCGTCGGCGTCCTCGCCTCCGTCGCCGCCATGCTCATGTCCTCCGTCGGCTTCGTCCTCACCAAGCGGTGGGCGCCCGACGAGCCGATGGGCGCCGTCACCGCCTGGCAGCTCACCGCCGGGGGACTGCTCCTGCTCCCGGTCGCCCTGGTCGTCGAGGGCGGCCCGCCGCCGGTCGACGCCGCCGCCCTCGGCGGGTTCGCCTACGTCGCCGTGATCGCCACCGCGCTGGCGTTCCTCGCCTGGTTCAGCGGCCTGCGCCGGCTCCCTGCCGGCACCGTCGGCCTCGTCGGCCTGCTCAACCCCGTCACCGGCGTCGTCCTCGGCACCCTGCTCGCCGGCGAGGCCTTCGGCCCGCGCCAGGCGGTCGGCGCCGCGCTCGTGCTCGCCGGCGTGCTGCTGGGGCAGCGCCCCGCGCGGCGGCGGGGCGCACGGCGCGCGGCCGTCGAGGCCCCCGGTCGGCCGGCCTCTCAGCCGGAGCCCGTCGCCTCCGCGACGCAGGCCGCCAGCCGTGCCACCGCCTCGTCCAGGCGGGCGTCCGCCAGGTTGCCGTAGCCGAGCACCAGCGAGCGCGACCGTGCCCCCGGGTGGAACTGGTAGCGCCGCAGGTCCACCAGCCCCACGTCGAGCCGGGCCGCGGCGCGCACCACCTCCGCCGCGTCCGGAGCGGTGGCCGGCAGGTGCGCCAGGAGGTGCAGGCCCGCCGCCAGGCCGGTGAGCCGCACCTCCGGGAGCGCGGCGGCGAGCGCCGCCGACAGGGCGTCGTGCCGCCGCCGGTACCGGCCGCGCGCCGCGCGCAGGTGCCGGTCGTAGCCGCCCCCGGCCAGCAGCCGCGTGAACGTGAGCTGGTCGAGGACCGACGGACCGCCGCCCGGGGCGTCGGCGAACGCGGCCCGCCACGCCGTCGGCAGCACCGTCCACCCCACCCCGACCGCCGGGGCGAGCGTCTTGCTCACCGACCCCAGCAGCACCACCCGCTCCGGGTCGAGGCGTTGCAGCGCCGCGACGGGGCGGCGGTCGTAGCGGAACTCCGCGTCGTAGTCGTCCTCCACGACCAGGCCGTCCGCCGCCCGCGCCCACGCGAGGACCTGCTCGCGGCGCTCGCCGCTCAGGGGCACGCCGGTGGGGAACTGGTGCGCCGGGGTCAGCAGCGCGACCCGGGCCCCGGTCCGTGCCGAGGCCGCGACCAGCGCCTCGACGTCGACGCCGTCCGCGTCCACCGGCACCGGGACGGGTTCGAGCCCGGCGCGGCGGGCGACGTCGCGCAGGACCGGCCACGACGGGTCCTCGACCAGCAGGTGCCGGTGCCCGGCGGCGTGCAGGGCGACGGCCAGCCGGCCCATCGCGTCGGTGGCGCCGCGGGTCAGGACGACCGCGGTGTCCGGGGCCTCCACGAGGCGGGACCGGCGCAGGTGCGCGGCCACGGCCGCCCGGGCCGCGGGGTGGCCCGCCGGCGGCGCGGCGGCGAGGTCGTCGTTGCTCGCCGTGGCCAGGGACTCCCGGGCCGCCCGCAGCCACGCGGCGCGGGGGACGTGCCGCAGGTCGGGGACGCCGGGGCGCAGGTCGTGGCGGGGACGCGGGGGGAGCGGGGGCACCGTGCCCGACGTCGGGGCGGCCGACGCCGCCGGGCCGGCGGGGGCGGCGCGGCGCGGGCGCGGCACGGGCGGCGTCGAGAGCGGCACCCGGGTCCCGGAACCGACGCGGGCCTCCAGCACGCCCTCGGCGACGAGCCGCCCGTACGTCTCGGTGACGACCCAGCGCGAGACCCCGAGCGACTCGGCGAGCAGGCGGCTGGCGGGCAGCGTCGCCCCGGCGGGCAGCCGCCCGGCGGCGACGGCGTCCCGCACCGCGCGCTCGAGCCGGGCGACCCGCGGACCGTCGTCGGCGCCCAGGTCGAGCAGGGTCTCCCAGGCGAGGTCGACCGGCAGATCGGTCTGGTCGGATGCCATGCCAATGGACCGTACACCCGGACCGATCGCTCCGTAGCGTCGTGGACGAAGCGACCCACCCACCCCAGGAGCGAACCATGCGCTACACCACCCTCGGCGACGGCGACCGCGCGTTCGACGTCTCCACCCTCGCCCTCGGCACGATGCTCCACGGCACCGCCGTCGACGAGGAGACGTCGTTCGCGATCCTCGACCGCTACGTCGCGGCCGGCGGCACGTTCCTCGACACGGCCAACAACTACAGCCTCTGGGCGGGCGGCCACGGCCGCGACAGCGAGGACGTCCTCGGCCGGTGGCTCGCCTCCCGCGACGCCCGCGACGAGGTCCGTCTCGCCACCAAGCTCGGCGCCGCGCAGAAGGACCGCAGCAAGCCGTTGTCCTCCACCCCG contains:
- a CDS encoding TetR/AcrR family transcriptional regulator: MTSHTRQDPADRHRQLLAVACEQAEAHGLDTLTPARVAEAAGASKALVFHYFGSTAKLRRAVALDAVAHLDAALEPDDRPLAERPAYVMSRFVDSVTAHRHVWQGIWRGTLADDPATGEALQKVRGRMLARLVATADTLGFTPGERLRLLADGWVALVENLTAAWLGGSDIERDELERLLLSSLVVLVPELPEPARSAVVELTRRKTATR
- a CDS encoding YhgE/Pip domain-containing protein, giving the protein MTALLARLLVPVRLGASEARRLSAGTLPKLAILAMALIPTLYAGLYLFANHDPYGHLDEVPAALVVLDEGTTTTDSVSGETSERTFGEDVAEDLLDDGGFGWVETSQRDAEAGVRSGRFDAALVIGESFSADLVSSGEFEPRQASLTLVTNDANNYLAGTIADTIVGQVRDAVAQEVGTEAADEFLRGFASIHTNLADAVDGADRLLDGTQDLTDGVRSADDGAHTLADGATQAADGAAALDAQVAPLADATSRLDDGARQLDDGLGDLEDATASLPASTRQLAAGAQEVADGNDQVADLGRQAADAAGQVLPALDAARDDVVAAVADGLDDLVADGTLTRDQADALAADVADRVTPALDDERAQVQDAVGQVEDASGKLDTLADGAQQVADGAATLAASTPQLTDGIASAADGAGRLADGTSELAASTPTLLDGVSRLADGTTQVASGAGDLADGTSRLVDGAGDLGDGTSALRDGLAEGLGQVPDVDDDTRSATADTLGDPVEVRDQALSSAGTYGGGLAPFFLSLATWIGAYVLFLLVRPLSTRALAAGRSGLAAALGGWFVPAAIGVVQVAVMLGVTTFALDITPAHGLATALFLVLVSGTFVAVLQALNVWLGAAGQFLGLVLMLVQLVTAGGTFPWQTIPEPLRALHQFLPMTYAVEGLRQLLYGGSVATAAGAAGVLAGVLVVALGLTALAARRQRVWSVTRLQPELVL
- a CDS encoding nitroreductase family protein, which translates into the protein MEFREVVRRRRMVRRFGPEPVAAEVVDRLLEHAVRAPSAGFTQGWSFLVLDTAVDRERFWAATTPSASARDMSAWLDGMRTAPVLVVVLASKAAYLGRYAEPDKGWTDQEEARWPVPYWHVDAGMASLLMLQTAVDEGLGACFFGIGAGERPAFAAEFGVPPQWEPTGVVAVGHPAAGGAAGSPSRRRRRALDDVVHRGSW
- a CDS encoding MarR family winged helix-turn-helix transcriptional regulator, coding for MNAPTDRVARIQEAWRRERPDVDVAPQGIIGRLHRLATHLDDELDTVYARHGLGFGEFDVLATLRRAGAPYERAPGEIAQHTMVTTGAVTKRLDRLVAAGLVERRPAEGDGRRRVVALTPAGLRVIDTAFTEHMANERRLVDQLSPTDQAALEGILRRWLAAYE
- a CDS encoding DMT family transporter, whose protein sequence is MEANWKWVALTAVAPIAWGSTYVVTRQLLPPDQPLWGAALRALPAGLLLLAVARRLPRRDWWWRSLVLGTLNVGAFFVLVYVAATLLPSSVASTVMAAAALVLLLLAWPLLGERPTRWGAAGAVIGMAGVVVLVADGGADVPLVGVLASVAAMLMSSVGFVLTKRWAPDEPMGAVTAWQLTAGGLLLLPVALVVEGGPPPVDAAALGGFAYVAVIATALAFLAWFSGLRRLPAGTVGLVGLLNPVTGVVLGTLLAGEAFGPRQAVGAALVLAGVLLGQRPARRRGARRAAVEAPGRPASQPEPVASATQAASRATASSRRASARLP
- a CDS encoding PLP-dependent aminotransferase family protein translates to MASDQTDLPVDLAWETLLDLGADDGPRVARLERAVRDAVAAGRLPAGATLPASRLLAESLGVSRWVVTETYGRLVAEGVLEARVGSGTRVPLSTPPVPRPRRAAPAGPAASAAPTSGTVPPLPPRPRHDLRPGVPDLRHVPRAAWLRAARESLATASNDDLAAAPPAGHPAARAAVAAHLRRSRLVEAPDTAVVLTRGATDAMGRLAVALHAAGHRHLLVEDPSWPVLRDVARRAGLEPVPVPVDADGVDVEALVAASARTGARVALLTPAHQFPTGVPLSGERREQVLAWARAADGLVVEDDYDAEFRYDRRPVAALQRLDPERVVLLGSVSKTLAPAVGVGWTVLPTAWRAAFADAPGGGPSVLDQLTFTRLLAGGGYDRHLRAARGRYRRRHDALSAALAAALPEVRLTGLAAGLHLLAHLPATAPDAAEVVRAAARLDVGLVDLRRYQFHPGARSRSLVLGYGNLADARLDEAVARLAACVAEATGSG